One part of the Andrena cerasifolii isolate SP2316 chromosome 4, iyAndCera1_principal, whole genome shotgun sequence genome encodes these proteins:
- the LOC143368157 gene encoding uncharacterized protein LOC143368157 produces the protein MPLESKIPMVPGPEGAYNFTRTKLGKRLWISAPDAEFNLSDPYCYEMEMPYDSLHDKHLLPYFSRPNNIRHLLKAGLITKNLDAKCSLRDYNMYRKYLRKLHCDSIKDELSKRAAWSNEERAIQYAQEQAQKEVNKLKEREKFTERRRAIIRDRELAERLKRQEQKDNQRKLEERLRALLQKRRDAQRLQLIRSRARADTIKQKQKAAADIERKKIIHTLLDWSRKERVRKRTREKRLAFEQEEKHRTIEQKWQKRQEFQEKEIEKKQFLIQCIETRRTKFVEKYNEKVNREQKRMKKLFRDVRMFIRCYLTRYVTGSKERICCKKYWDDDDDDDATVPSLNL, from the exons ATGCCATTGGAATCAAAGATCCCAATGGTCCCCGGACCGGAAGGAGCTTACAACTTCACGCGTACTAAACTTGGGAAGAGGCTGTGGATTTCTGCACCGGATGCAGAGTTTAACTTGAGCGATCCATATTGCTATGAAATGGAAATGCCTTACGACTCCCTCCACGATAAACATTTACTCCCTTACTTCTCTAGGCCGAATAATATCCGACATTTGTTGAAAGCTGGACTTATAACGAAGAATTTGGATGCAAAGTGTTCCTTGCGGGATTACAATATGTATAGGAAATATCTACGGAAGTTACACTGTGACAGTATAAAGGACGAACTCAGCAAAAGAGCCGCGTGGTCCAACGAGGAAAGGGCTATTCAATACGCGCAGGAACAGGCACAGAAGGAAGTGAATAA GTTGAAAGAACGAGAGAAGTTCACGGAAAGGAGGAGAGCGATTATCAGAGATCGCGAGCTAGCTGAGAGACTGAAGCGTCAGGAGCAGAAAGATAACCAACGGAAACTAGAAGAAAGATTACGCGCCTTACTGCAGAAGAGACGAGACGCCCAACGTTTGCAACTTATTCGGAGCAGAGCACGAGCCGATACGATTAAACAGAAACAGAAGGCAGCAGCGGATATCGAACGGAAAAAGATAATTCACACCCTGTTAGACTGGAGCAGGAAGGAACGTGTACGCAAGAGAACTAGAGAGAAACGGCTGGCATTCGAGCAGGAGGAAAAGCACagaacaatagaacaaaa GTGGCAAAAAAGACAGGAATTTCaagaaaaagaaatcgaaaagaaGCAATTCTTGATTCAGTGCATAGAAACTCGACGTACGAagtttgtagaaaaatataatgaaaaagtaaatagagaaCAGAAACGAATGAAAA aactttTCAGAGATGTGAGAATGTTTATAAGGTGCTACTTGACTAGATACGTGACTGGGAGTAAGGAACGTATTTGTTGCAAGAAATATTGGGACgatgatgacgacgatgatgctACGGTGCCTTCtctaaatttataa